One window from the genome of [Mycobacterium] stephanolepidis encodes:
- a CDS encoding dihydroorotase has translation MSVLIKGVLLYGEGEQVDVLIEDGQMTRIEAGIGAGIETEVDTAIEAPGQVLLPGFVDLHTHLREPGREDTETIDSGSAAAALGGYTAVFAMANTNPVADSPVVTDHVWQRGQQVGLVDVHPVGAVTVGLEGKQLTEMAMMARGAGRVRMFSDDGKCVHDPLIMRRALEYAKGLGVLIAQHAEEPRLTVGSVAHEGANAAKLGLTGWPRAAEESIVARDAILSRDSGAPVHICHASTAGTVELLKWAKGQGISITAEVTPHHLLLDDGRLASYDGVYRVNPPLRESTDAHALRQALADGVIDCVATDHAPHADHEKCCEFAAARPGMLGLETALSVVVETMVKTGLLNWRDIAKVMSERPAQIVGLPDQGRPLAVGEPANLTIVDPDATWTVSGDGLASKSANTPFESMTLPATVTATLLRGRITARDGKVIQ, from the coding sequence ATGAGTGTCCTGATCAAGGGCGTACTGCTGTACGGGGAGGGCGAGCAGGTCGACGTTCTCATCGAAGACGGCCAGATGACCCGCATCGAGGCCGGTATCGGAGCGGGTATCGAGACGGAGGTCGACACCGCCATCGAGGCGCCGGGCCAGGTGCTGCTGCCCGGATTCGTGGACCTGCACACGCATCTGCGTGAACCGGGGCGTGAAGACACCGAGACCATCGATTCGGGCTCGGCGGCAGCGGCTTTGGGTGGGTACACCGCCGTCTTCGCGATGGCCAACACGAACCCGGTGGCGGACAGCCCCGTGGTGACCGACCACGTATGGCAGCGCGGCCAGCAGGTCGGATTGGTCGACGTACATCCGGTGGGTGCCGTCACGGTCGGGCTGGAAGGTAAGCAGCTCACCGAGATGGCGATGATGGCGCGGGGCGCGGGCCGGGTACGGATGTTCTCCGATGACGGCAAATGCGTGCACGACCCGCTGATCATGCGGCGCGCTCTCGAATACGCCAAGGGCTTGGGTGTGCTCATCGCCCAACATGCCGAAGAACCACGGCTCACCGTCGGATCGGTGGCGCATGAAGGGGCCAACGCGGCCAAGTTGGGCCTGACCGGTTGGCCCCGTGCCGCTGAGGAATCCATCGTCGCCCGGGATGCGATCTTGTCCCGTGACAGCGGTGCTCCGGTGCATATCTGTCACGCGTCCACCGCCGGCACCGTCGAGCTGCTCAAATGGGCTAAGGGACAAGGCATTTCCATCACCGCCGAAGTGACGCCGCACCATCTGCTGCTCGATGACGGCCGGCTGGCCTCCTATGACGGCGTGTATCGGGTAAATCCGCCGCTGCGCGAGTCGACCGACGCCCATGCATTGCGTCAGGCCCTCGCCGACGGGGTGATCGACTGTGTGGCAACCGATCATGCACCCCACGCCGATCACGAGAAATGCTGCGAGTTCGCGGCGGCCCGCCCCGGCATGCTCGGGTTGGAGACCGCGCTGTCGGTAGTCGTGGAGACCATGGTGAAAACGGGATTGTTGAACTGGCGCGATATCGCCAAGGTGATGAGTGAGCGGCCGGCGCAGATCGTCGGTCTACCCGATCAGGGGCGTCCGTTGGCCGTCGGTGAGCCCGCCAACCTGACGATCGTTGACCCGGATGCCACCTGGACCGTCAGCGGCGACGGATTGGCCAGCAAGTCGGCCAACACCCCGTTCGAATCGATGACATTGCCTGCCACCGTGACCGCGACGCTGCTGCGCGGTCGCATCACCGCACGGGACGGCAAGGTGATCCAGTGA
- a CDS encoding aspartate carbamoyltransferase catalytic subunit, whose product MKHLLSAADLTRDEATAILDDADRFLQALAGREVKKLPTLRGRTIITMFYENSTRTRVSFEVAGKWMSADVINVSASGSSVAKGESLRDTALTLRAIGADALIVRHPASGVAAQLAQWTAEGEGGPAVINAGDGTHEHPTQALLDALTIRQRLGGLEGRRIVIVGDILHSRVARSNALLLNTFGAEVVLVAPPTLLPVGVETWPVTVSHDLDAELPGADAVLMLRVQAERMTGGFFPSAREYSVLYGLSEARQRLLAEHAVVLHPGPMLRGMEIASSVADSSQSAVLQQVSNGVHIRMAVLFHLLVGSSDSSEAVPA is encoded by the coding sequence GTGAAGCATCTGCTGTCGGCGGCCGACCTGACCCGCGACGAGGCCACCGCCATCCTCGACGATGCCGACCGGTTTCTGCAGGCCCTGGCGGGGCGCGAGGTCAAGAAGCTGCCCACCCTGCGTGGGCGCACCATCATCACGATGTTCTATGAGAACTCCACGCGGACAAGGGTTTCCTTTGAAGTGGCAGGGAAGTGGATGAGTGCCGACGTGATCAACGTCAGTGCATCCGGTTCCTCGGTGGCCAAGGGTGAGTCGCTGCGCGACACCGCCCTGACCTTGCGCGCGATCGGCGCCGACGCGTTGATCGTCCGCCACCCGGCCTCCGGAGTCGCCGCACAGCTCGCGCAGTGGACCGCCGAGGGCGAGGGCGGTCCCGCGGTGATCAATGCAGGCGACGGCACCCACGAACATCCGACTCAGGCACTGCTTGACGCACTCACCATTCGGCAGCGGTTGGGCGGTCTTGAAGGTCGCCGCATCGTGATCGTCGGGGACATCCTGCACAGTCGAGTCGCTCGATCGAACGCTCTGCTGCTCAACACGTTCGGTGCCGAGGTGGTGCTGGTAGCTCCGCCTACGCTGTTGCCCGTTGGTGTCGAGACGTGGCCGGTGACGGTCAGTCACGACTTGGATGCCGAGCTACCGGGCGCCGATGCGGTGCTGATGCTGCGGGTGCAGGCCGAACGCATGACCGGTGGCTTCTTCCCGTCGGCGCGCGAGTACTCGGTGCTTTACGGATTGTCCGAGGCCCGGCAGCGGCTGCTCGCCGAACACGCGGTGGTGCTGCATCCGGGCCCGATGCTGCGCGGTATGGAAATCGCGTCTTCCGTGGCTGATTCCTCGCAATCAGCTGTTCTGCAACAGGTATCGAATGGAGTGCATATCCGCATGGCCGTGCTGTTCCACCTGCTGGTCGGCTCCTCCGATAGCTCAGAGGCGGTGCCCGCATGA
- the pyrR gene encoding bifunctional pyr operon transcriptional regulator/uracil phosphoribosyltransferase PyrR has translation MLSAADVGRTISRIAHQIIEKTALSDSSDAPRVVLVGIPTRGATLAKRLAAHITEFSGVEVPAGFLDITLYRDDLRNKPHRPLERTSIPEGGVDGALVVLVDDVLFSGRTVRSALDALRDLGRPRAVQLAVLVDRGHRELPLRADYVGKNVPTARSEDVKVLLAEHDGCDAVVINSAQGEAS, from the coding sequence CTGTTGTCCGCCGCAGATGTCGGCAGGACCATCTCGCGTATCGCGCATCAAATCATCGAGAAGACCGCTCTTTCCGATTCCAGTGACGCGCCCCGCGTCGTACTGGTCGGCATTCCGACACGCGGCGCCACACTGGCGAAACGATTGGCCGCCCACATCACCGAGTTCTCCGGTGTCGAGGTGCCCGCCGGATTCCTGGACATCACGCTCTACCGCGACGACTTGCGCAACAAACCCCACCGCCCGCTTGAGCGCACCTCCATTCCCGAAGGCGGGGTCGACGGTGCCCTGGTGGTGCTCGTGGACGACGTGTTGTTCTCGGGCCGCACCGTGCGCTCGGCGCTCGACGCGCTGCGGGATCTGGGCCGGCCGCGTGCGGTGCAGCTGGCGGTCCTGGTTGATCGCGGGCATCGTGAGCTGCCGCTGCGCGCCGACTACGTGGGCAAGAACGTGCCGACCGCCCGCTCCGAAGATGTCAAGGTGCTGCTGGCCGAACACGATGGCTGCGACGCCGTGGTCATCAACAGCGCGCAGGGAGAGGCCTCGTGA
- a CDS encoding serine hydrolase domain-containing protein: MPQPDSAFDAALAPIRAAVNDRILAGAVTLVWQGGQLKHLGATGYRDVEAGLSMAENTIFRIASMTKPVISAAAMALVDDGTIRLSDPITTWLPEFAEMRVLKDPGGPLDDTFRAPRTITVEDLLTHRSGLTYDFIATGPIAKAYQPLHTAVFGEPDAWIAAIAALPLVYPPGERFHYSHSTDVLGLLIARAAGLPLNELLRQRILDPLRMSDTDFFVPEHKAGRLARLYGLDDHDQVVAADRGYLTSMPTSAPELCRGGGALASTAGDYLTFARALLGGGEADGVRILSPESTAALRTNRLTPAQRELPAFGLPYWSGRGFGLGLSVVLDPNAAALFGPGGAGTFGWPGAFGTWWHADPKADAILMFLPQWRMPDLDPKAALASTSTLRLQLLHIQFAQAVYAAL; encoded by the coding sequence ATGCCCCAGCCCGACTCCGCCTTCGACGCCGCCCTCGCTCCGATCCGTGCGGCGGTCAATGACCGCATCCTGGCCGGAGCGGTGACGCTGGTGTGGCAGGGCGGGCAGCTCAAACATCTGGGCGCCACCGGCTACCGCGATGTCGAGGCGGGCCTTTCCATGGCCGAGAACACTATTTTTCGCATCGCATCCATGACCAAGCCCGTTATCAGCGCGGCAGCCATGGCCCTCGTCGACGACGGCACGATCCGGCTGAGCGACCCGATCACCACCTGGCTACCGGAGTTCGCCGAGATGCGGGTGCTCAAAGATCCGGGCGGCCCATTGGATGACACGTTCCGGGCACCCCGCACCATCACGGTGGAGGATCTGCTGACCCACCGCAGTGGGCTGACCTACGACTTCATCGCGACCGGACCGATCGCAAAGGCCTACCAGCCATTGCACACGGCGGTGTTCGGTGAGCCCGACGCATGGATAGCGGCCATCGCCGCGCTGCCGCTGGTGTACCCACCGGGAGAGCGTTTCCACTACAGCCATTCCACCGACGTGCTCGGATTACTGATCGCGCGCGCGGCCGGGCTGCCGCTCAACGAGCTGCTGCGTCAACGGATCCTGGATCCGCTGCGGATGTCGGATACCGACTTCTTCGTTCCCGAACACAAGGCCGGCCGATTGGCACGTCTCTATGGTCTCGACGATCACGACCAGGTCGTGGCGGCCGACCGCGGCTATCTCACCTCGATGCCCACGTCGGCCCCAGAGCTGTGCCGTGGCGGCGGTGCGCTGGCGAGTACCGCGGGCGACTACCTGACCTTTGCGCGGGCACTTCTGGGCGGCGGCGAGGCCGATGGAGTGCGCATTCTCTCCCCGGAGTCGACGGCTGCCTTGCGCACCAACCGGCTCACACCCGCTCAGCGGGAGCTGCCGGCATTCGGCCTGCCGTACTGGAGCGGGCGCGGCTTCGGCCTGGGCTTATCGGTCGTCTTGGATCCGAACGCGGCCGCATTGTTCGGCCCCGGCGGCGCCGGCACCTTCGGCTGGCCCGGCGCGTTCGGAACGTGGTGGCACGCCGACCCGAAGGCCGACGCGATCCTCATGTTCCTGCCACAGTGGCGGATGCCCGACCTGGACCCGAAAGCCGCGTTGGCGAGCACATCGACCCTGCGCCTGCAGCTGTTGCACATTCAGTTCGCGCAGGCCGTCTACGCCGCGCTGTGA
- a CDS encoding class I SAM-dependent methyltransferase — protein sequence MTENLQDMFESSYRGEAPEQLAARPPWSIGQPQPEILTLIEQGKVHGDVLDAGCGEAATALYLAERGHAAVGLDAAPTAIQLAKGYAAERGLTNVTFDVADISNFTGYDGRFGTIIDSTLFHSMPVALREGYQQSIVRAAAPGATYIVLVFDKAGFPPDIDGPYPVTEPELRAIVSKFWTIDDISPARLYANGEGFKDGAAQSFAEVREEPNGRVSMAGWLLQAHLD from the coding sequence ATGACCGAGAACTTGCAAGACATGTTCGAATCCTCGTATCGCGGTGAGGCGCCCGAGCAGCTCGCGGCTCGGCCGCCGTGGAGCATCGGGCAGCCGCAGCCCGAAATCCTGACGCTCATCGAGCAGGGCAAGGTGCACGGCGACGTACTGGATGCCGGGTGCGGGGAGGCTGCGACCGCCCTATACCTCGCCGAGCGAGGCCATGCCGCCGTCGGCCTGGACGCCGCGCCCACGGCAATCCAGTTGGCCAAGGGTTACGCGGCCGAGCGCGGCCTGACCAATGTCACCTTCGACGTCGCCGACATCTCGAACTTCACGGGGTACGACGGGCGCTTCGGGACGATCATCGACTCGACGCTGTTCCATTCGATGCCCGTCGCCTTGCGTGAGGGATATCAGCAGTCGATCGTGCGTGCCGCGGCGCCGGGCGCCACGTACATCGTGCTGGTTTTCGACAAGGCGGGCTTCCCCCCGGATATCGACGGGCCCTATCCCGTCACCGAACCCGAGCTGCGCGCGATCGTGTCCAAATTCTGGACCATCGACGACATCAGCCCGGCGCGGCTGTATGCCAACGGGGAGGGATTCAAGGACGGCGCGGCGCAGAGCTTCGCCGAAGTCCGCGAAGAGCCCAACGGCCGAGTCTCGATGGCGGGCTGGCTGCTACAGGCGCACCTGGACTGA
- a CDS encoding DUF4259 domain-containing protein, with product MRCSVTISCVGAWGAGPFDNDDAADFLGDLRQSDDIELQLARCLRMANADYLEAPEGSTVVAAAAVIALRCSGEVDSLAARWSEAVADIVVKQTQAYALAVLARGAIARVQAPDSELADLWTDADPAEWVAEVTAIERSLRGVEGDGYQDWAPYPDLTNAATVGLRDPRVALDALRAVVDISEVSAFVLDREPAEQSEGLWQEVALSDGRRLVMWHGEDKSGLLGSSEFTSSIRVIPLSAITDRQLKTTYQQLGAERSLLAVELWLSTVTPEKSRAVSISETEWEVQDFYFAKSIVDGGLAQMERLLQFGRAVAQHV from the coding sequence GTGCGGTGTTCTGTCACTATTAGCTGCGTGGGAGCCTGGGGTGCTGGACCGTTTGACAACGATGATGCCGCCGACTTCTTGGGCGATCTCAGGCAGAGTGATGATATCGAGCTTCAACTGGCGCGATGCTTGCGCATGGCGAATGCTGACTACCTAGAGGCGCCGGAGGGGTCAACGGTGGTCGCTGCCGCTGCCGTGATTGCCCTGCGATGTTCGGGCGAGGTCGATTCGCTCGCGGCGCGGTGGTCGGAAGCGGTGGCCGACATTGTCGTAAAGCAAACTCAAGCATATGCGCTTGCGGTCCTGGCGCGCGGCGCGATCGCGCGGGTGCAGGCTCCGGACAGTGAGCTCGCCGATTTGTGGACAGATGCGGATCCAGCTGAGTGGGTGGCCGAGGTGACAGCCATCGAGCGTTCACTGCGTGGTGTCGAGGGGGATGGGTACCAGGACTGGGCGCCCTATCCGGACCTCACCAACGCCGCGACGGTCGGACTCCGGGATCCGAGGGTGGCGCTCGATGCGCTGCGGGCGGTGGTCGACATATCGGAGGTGTCTGCCTTCGTTCTGGATCGTGAACCGGCTGAGCAGTCGGAAGGTCTGTGGCAGGAGGTGGCGCTGAGTGACGGCCGCCGGCTTGTGATGTGGCATGGCGAGGACAAGTCCGGACTACTCGGATCATCGGAGTTCACCTCGTCGATCCGTGTCATCCCGCTGAGCGCCATCACCGACCGTCAACTGAAGACGACATATCAACAGCTGGGTGCGGAGCGCTCGCTGCTCGCCGTCGAGCTGTGGCTCTCGACGGTGACTCCGGAAAAGAGTCGTGCGGTCTCGATTTCGGAAACCGAGTGGGAAGTGCAGGATTTCTACTTCGCCAAGTCGATCGTGGACGGCGGCCTCGCCCAGATGGAACGGCTTCTTCAATTCGGGCGGGCGGTGGCACAACATGTTTGA
- a CDS encoding nitroreductase family deazaflavin-dependent oxidoreductase — MTEPSGSEQSFNEANIAEFRANGGKVGGQFEGFPLMLLTSTGAKSGAERVNPLAYFDIDGKAYIVGSSAGRPKNPAWVANLRANPDVAVEIGANPKAHATAVELPRAERDRVFDIVKQRAPGFAEYETLTDRVIPVFEIRLD, encoded by the coding sequence ATGACCGAACCATCGGGCAGCGAGCAGTCATTCAACGAGGCCAACATCGCCGAGTTCCGTGCCAACGGCGGCAAGGTCGGCGGCCAATTCGAGGGTTTTCCACTCATGCTTTTGACGAGCACCGGCGCCAAATCGGGAGCCGAACGCGTGAACCCGTTGGCCTACTTCGATATCGATGGCAAGGCCTACATCGTCGGTTCGTCGGCGGGCAGACCGAAGAATCCCGCCTGGGTGGCGAACCTGCGAGCCAACCCCGATGTCGCCGTGGAGATCGGCGCCAACCCGAAAGCACACGCCACGGCCGTCGAACTCCCCCGCGCCGAGCGCGATCGGGTGTTCGACATCGTCAAACAGCGCGCACCCGGATTCGCCGAGTACGAAACCCTGACGGACCGGGTGATCCCCGTGTTCGAGATACGGCTCGACTGA
- the nusB gene encoding transcription antitermination factor NusB — protein MADSGSTGRASAKGGRRKARKRAVDLLFEAEARDMTAAAVADERRGLAETKADVEPLNPYTVTVAHGVTEHATHIDELISSHLQGWTLARLPAVDRAIMRVAVWELLHAEDVPEVVAVDEAVELAKQLSTDESPAFVNGVLGQLMLVTPHIRGGSASSSAE, from the coding sequence ATGGCTGATAGCGGTTCGACCGGCCGCGCCTCTGCCAAGGGAGGCCGCCGCAAGGCGCGCAAGCGGGCAGTGGACCTGCTGTTCGAGGCCGAGGCGCGGGATATGACGGCGGCCGCGGTGGCCGATGAGCGTCGCGGATTGGCGGAGACGAAGGCGGATGTGGAGCCGCTGAACCCGTACACGGTGACGGTCGCGCACGGTGTCACCGAGCACGCCACACACATCGACGAGCTGATCTCCTCGCATCTGCAGGGCTGGACGCTGGCCAGGCTGCCCGCGGTGGACCGCGCGATCATGCGCGTCGCGGTGTGGGAGCTGCTCCACGCCGAGGATGTGCCCGAGGTGGTGGCCGTCGACGAAGCGGTCGAGCTGGCCAAACAGCTATCCACCGATGAGTCACCGGCATTCGTGAACGGTGTGCTGGGTCAGCTCATGCTGGTGACCCCGCACATCCGGGGCGGCTCGGCTTCCAGCTCCGCGGAATAA
- the efp gene encoding elongation factor P — MASTADFKNGLVLNIDGQLWQITEFQHVKPGKGPAFVRTKLKNVLSGKVVDKTFNAGVKVETATVDRRDTTYLYRDGDSFVFMDSQDYEQHHLTPELVGDAHRFLLESMTVQVAFNEGAALYIELPVSVELVVTHTEPGLQGDRSSAGTKPATMETGAEIQVPLFINTGDRLKVDTRDASYLGRVNG; from the coding sequence GTGGCTTCAACCGCCGATTTCAAGAACGGCCTGGTGCTCAACATCGATGGTCAGCTGTGGCAGATCACCGAGTTCCAGCACGTGAAGCCCGGTAAGGGACCGGCATTCGTGCGCACCAAGCTGAAGAACGTGTTGTCGGGCAAGGTCGTCGACAAGACCTTCAACGCGGGCGTGAAGGTCGAGACCGCGACAGTCGACCGCCGCGACACCACCTATCTGTACCGCGACGGTGACTCGTTCGTATTCATGGACAGCCAGGACTACGAGCAGCACCACCTCACTCCGGAGCTGGTCGGCGACGCGCACCGGTTCCTGCTGGAGAGCATGACCGTGCAGGTCGCGTTCAACGAGGGAGCGGCGCTGTACATCGAGCTGCCGGTTTCGGTCGAACTCGTGGTGACCCACACCGAGCCAGGTCTGCAGGGTGACCGTTCCAGCGCGGGCACCAAGCCGGCGACGATGGAAACCGGCGCCGAGATCCAGGTGCCGCTGTTCATCAACACCGGTGACCGCCTCAAGGTCGACACGCGCGACGCCAGCTACCTCGGCCGCGTGAATGGCTGA
- a CDS encoding M24 family metallopeptidase yields the protein MTTVLSHIDRRERLREGLRADGLDALLITDLVNIRYLTGFTGSAAALWVAAGDGADEKATVLCTDGRYRTQAAAQVPDLRALIDRGYGAALIASAAAGRAGFESHVVTVDGFDKLSAAAGDVELIRSPNRVEKLREVKDESEVRILERACATADTALSALIDTGGIRPGRTERDVARDLENLMCEHGADGTSFETIVAAGPHSAIPHHRPTDAVLAAGDFVKIDFGALVAGYHSDMTRTLVLGSVSPWQQEIYELVLVAQAAGREALAPGASLKGVDAAARDVIAAAGYGQNFGHGLGHGVGLQIHEAPGIGAGATGTLLAGSAVTVEPGVYLPDRGGVRIEDTLVVRPDGPELLTRFPKELTVIN from the coding sequence ATGACGACCGTCCTCAGCCATATCGATCGCCGGGAACGACTGCGTGAGGGACTGCGCGCCGACGGACTCGATGCGCTTTTGATCACCGACCTGGTCAACATTCGCTATCTGACGGGTTTCACGGGGTCCGCCGCCGCGTTATGGGTGGCCGCGGGCGACGGAGCGGATGAGAAGGCGACCGTGCTGTGCACCGATGGCCGCTACCGCACCCAGGCCGCCGCGCAGGTTCCGGATCTGCGGGCTCTGATCGACCGCGGGTACGGCGCGGCGCTGATCGCATCGGCCGCCGCCGGGCGCGCGGGATTCGAAAGCCACGTGGTCACCGTCGACGGATTCGACAAACTGAGCGCGGCGGCCGGGGACGTCGAGCTGATCCGGTCGCCGAATCGGGTGGAGAAGCTCCGGGAAGTGAAGGACGAATCCGAGGTACGGATACTCGAAAGGGCTTGTGCCACAGCGGATACCGCATTGTCCGCATTGATCGACACCGGTGGGATCCGGCCCGGGCGCACCGAGCGTGACGTGGCGCGCGACCTGGAGAACCTCATGTGTGAACACGGGGCCGACGGCACGTCGTTCGAGACCATCGTCGCGGCCGGTCCACACTCGGCGATACCGCACCACCGGCCCACCGACGCGGTACTGGCCGCCGGCGACTTCGTGAAGATCGACTTCGGGGCACTGGTCGCCGGATATCACTCGGACATGACCAGGACCCTGGTGCTGGGGTCGGTGTCGCCATGGCAGCAGGAGATCTACGAACTGGTGCTGGTCGCGCAGGCGGCGGGACGGGAGGCGCTTGCGCCCGGAGCATCGCTGAAGGGCGTGGATGCCGCGGCCCGCGATGTCATCGCCGCCGCTGGATACGGACAGAACTTCGGCCACGGCCTCGGGCACGGCGTGGGCTTGCAGATCCACGAAGCACCGGGTATCGGTGCCGGCGCCACCGGTACACTGCTTGCTGGCTCGGCGGTGACAGTCGAGCCAGGGGTCTACCTGCCCGACCGGGGCGGAGTCCGGATCGAGGACACGCTCGTGGTGCGGCCCGACGGGCCGGAGCTGTTGACCCGGTTCCCCAAGGAACTCACCGTCATTAATTGA
- a CDS encoding B-4DMT family transporter — MPEAGTRSMTAQWLTRGAVFAVFMVLIRVIQGLAISVWETHGTLINITLVLVFVAAVVAWAITDGRGDARRNPDPDRREDLAMWWLLGGIFAGAVSGLVIWLISRFNEGIYAAGILAELTTTAAFVALLVFAPAMVGVFAGRLLVDRKEKEHAALQQSDTDVFQAVQDEVDVTK; from the coding sequence ATGCCCGAAGCTGGAACACGTTCCATGACCGCGCAATGGCTTACCCGTGGCGCCGTCTTCGCCGTCTTTATGGTGCTGATTCGCGTGATACAGGGCCTGGCCATCAGCGTCTGGGAGACCCACGGCACCCTCATCAACATCACGCTGGTTCTGGTGTTCGTCGCGGCGGTGGTGGCCTGGGCGATCACCGACGGCCGCGGCGATGCCCGACGCAACCCCGATCCGGACCGTCGTGAAGATCTAGCGATGTGGTGGCTGCTGGGTGGCATCTTCGCCGGGGCGGTCAGCGGCCTGGTGATCTGGCTGATCAGTCGGTTCAACGAGGGAATCTATGCGGCGGGCATCCTGGCCGAGCTCACCACCACCGCGGCATTCGTGGCACTGCTGGTGTTCGCGCCCGCCATGGTCGGCGTATTCGCGGGCCGACTGCTGGTGGACCGCAAGGAAAAGGAGCACGCCGCGCTGCAGCAGTCGGATACCGACGTGTTCCAGGCGGTTCAGGACGAAGTGGACGTCACGAAGTAG
- the aroQ gene encoding type II 3-dehydroquinate dehydratase: MTIQVLNGPNLGRLGKREAAVYGSVTYEELVSLIQAEAGSLGVDVQVRQTDSEAELLGWIHDAADAKDPVILNAGAFTHTSVALRDACAELAAGLIEVHISNVYAREEFRHKSYLSALATGVIVGLGVQGYLLALRYFVTSTSS, encoded by the coding sequence GTGACGATCCAGGTTCTCAACGGCCCCAATCTGGGCCGTCTCGGTAAACGGGAGGCCGCCGTCTACGGCAGCGTCACCTACGAGGAGCTGGTGTCACTCATCCAGGCCGAAGCGGGCTCGCTGGGTGTGGATGTCCAGGTGCGGCAGACCGACAGCGAAGCCGAATTGCTCGGCTGGATTCACGATGCCGCCGACGCCAAGGATCCGGTGATCCTGAATGCTGGCGCGTTCACCCACACGTCGGTTGCGCTACGCGATGCCTGTGCCGAATTGGCGGCCGGGCTGATCGAGGTGCACATCTCGAATGTGTATGCGCGCGAAGAGTTCCGGCACAAGTCGTACCTCAGTGCGTTGGCCACCGGGGTGATCGTCGGGCTCGGCGTGCAGGGATACCTGCTGGCGCTGCGCTACTTCGTGACGTCCACTTCGTCCTGA
- the aroB gene encoding 3-dehydroquinate synthase, translating to MTSAEPTTITVEVNPPYPVIVGTGLLGELVDALKGSDKVAILHQPTLAVTAEEIRKTLADNGIDAHRVEIPDAEAGKDLAVLGFIWEVLGRIGIGRKDAVVSLGGGAATDTAGFAAATWLRGVKVVHVPTTLLAMVDAAVGGKTGINTEAGKNLVGAFHQPGAVLVDLATLDSLPRNEIVAGMAEVVKAGFIADPVILELIEADPEAAIDPSKPVLRELIERSIAVKAKVVAADEKEAELREILNYGHTLGHAIERRERYRWRHGAAVSVGLVFAAELGRLAGRLDDETADRHARVLSALGLPTRYDADALGQLVESMQGDKKTRSGILRFVVLDGLAKPGRLEGPDPSLLAAAYSVVAGPTTGEGVML from the coding sequence ATGACTAGCGCCGAGCCGACGACGATCACCGTCGAGGTGAACCCGCCCTACCCGGTTATCGTGGGAACGGGTCTGCTGGGCGAGTTGGTGGACGCGCTCAAGGGCTCCGACAAGGTGGCGATACTGCATCAGCCCACCCTCGCGGTGACCGCCGAGGAGATTCGGAAAACCCTGGCCGACAACGGAATCGACGCGCATCGGGTCGAGATTCCCGACGCCGAGGCCGGCAAGGACCTGGCCGTGCTCGGATTCATCTGGGAAGTACTGGGCCGCATCGGCATCGGCCGCAAAGACGCCGTCGTCAGTCTGGGGGGAGGGGCCGCCACCGACACCGCGGGCTTCGCCGCCGCCACGTGGTTGCGTGGCGTGAAGGTGGTGCACGTACCCACCACGCTGCTCGCGATGGTCGATGCCGCGGTCGGCGGCAAAACGGGCATCAACACCGAGGCGGGTAAGAACCTCGTTGGCGCATTCCACCAGCCTGGGGCGGTGCTGGTGGACCTGGCGACGCTCGACTCGTTGCCGCGCAACGAAATCGTCGCAGGTATGGCCGAAGTCGTGAAGGCAGGATTCATCGCCGACCCGGTCATCCTCGAGCTCATCGAGGCCGACCCGGAGGCCGCGATCGATCCGTCCAAGCCGGTGCTGCGCGAGCTCATCGAACGCTCCATCGCGGTCAAGGCCAAGGTGGTGGCCGCGGACGAGAAGGAAGCCGAGCTGCGCGAGATTCTCAACTACGGCCACACCCTCGGGCACGCCATCGAGCGACGCGAGCGGTACCGGTGGCGCCACGGTGCCGCCGTGTCGGTCGGTCTGGTGTTCGCGGCCGAACTGGGGCGCTTGGCCGGACGTCTGGACGATGAGACCGCTGATCGCCATGCACGGGTGCTCTCGGCGCTCGGGCTGCCGACTCGTTATGACGCCGACGCGCTGGGGCAGCTCGTCGAATCGATGCAGGGCGATAAGAAGACCCGCTCGGGCATACTGCGATTCGTGGTGCTTGACGGATTGGCCAAGCCGGGTCGGCTGGAAGGCCCCGACCCGTCACTGCTGGCCGCCGCATACTCGGTGGTGGCAGGTCCGACGACTGGCGAGGGAGTGATGTTGTGA